The DNA region AGTTTTAGAGAAAAAATCCCTATTATTTTGAGCTTTCACCTCACGATGGTCAATTATAGGATAGATCTCATATGTTCCTCCTCGCCAAATTTCATAATTAACTCCATTGAATTTTCGTCTAACCGAATTGGTAACTGAATTGGTTGATTTATCTCGTAGATCTAAAATGTATCTAGAGTTAATCGCATAATCATCAGTCCTGAAACTTGGAGTATTTGTTTGGTTTTGAAAAGTGATATCtataaaagaagaatttagGTCTGCCGCAGTTTGTCGTTGTATATTCTTGTCTTGTCGCAACAATTCGCTTAAGTTAACAGTCATGTCTAAGGAAGAATCTGCATCATTCACAAATAGCCTTGTATTGCTATTTTTTATCTTATCATCTGGAAAAATGATGGCATCAGCTACTTTTAGAGTGTTAGCCAATTCTAATCCAGCTTCCGTTAGGGAATACAATTTGGGTCTCCCCTCTTCCAATACAAGATCATGCTTTTTCAGTGAAGTGATTGATGACCACGCACCATAATATTCCTTAGTGGCAAAATTCCCACTCAAGCTATGGTCACAATATTTTTGTCCACCCTCAATTACTCTTTCTTTGGCAATCCCTCGATGAATGGCATTCTGTTCCAAAAGTGATAACAAGATTGCATATCCACCGGACCTCTTCTTtggaatatattttctttgttttttcttgggAGGGGATTCACTACCAGTTAGATTGACTCGTAATTCGGTAGAACCTCTTTTTGTACCTCTAGCACTCAATGATTCGGTTCTAGGTGCACTTATTGGTGGTGgttcaatattattatcttgACAATATTTGTGCAGTTTTTCCTCTAATCGCCTGACGATTGTATCACCAATACCTTTAACTTTTTTCAGGTCCTTTGGGTAATAGAATACACCATCTGTATCTCTTAAATTTGTCCTGGCTTTGGCATATGTCAAACTCAGCTGTTCTTGCTTAGCAGACAACCCGTCTAAAAGCTCCTGAAGCCATTCTAAGTAGTAATTCTTCAGATTCTCAGGCAAAGTCATACCCCAGTGTCGAGGTAATGTACACAAATGAGTCTTCCAAGCATCTTATGCTTAAAACAATTTGGTGGTTCATCACTAAATATCAATTACGCGAATTTATTTGTACGCTCATCGAGAAAAgtataaacaaaaaaaatgaaagattgaaattataaatattttaactCAGTTTTAAAGATCCTAAATAGTATAGAATAACAGATGAAATATacattaaatatataaaggtACTAATAAACAGATAATGGTTTGGATGGAAAATAATTGACTACTAACAAATTAAatagaatgaaaaaaaagattagGTTTTTATTTCATGCAGATTATAATTTGTCGTAGTATTCTTGCCAGCCTGGAACTTCTTCCTTCATACCGTGTCTCTTTCTAGCAGCAACGACGATTTCACCAGCCTTGGTGGTTGGGTCTAATGGATCGGTACCTAAAGTGGCCCAATGGTCGAAAACCATTTGTGGGAAAGCTTGACCACCAGTAGCTTGTCTTAACTCACCAGTGAAACCGAAAGATTCGTTGACTGGTAAGTAAGCCTTGACGGTGAATAATGGAGTACCTGGTCTTTGTTCTTCAGAGACGACTTGACCTCTCTTCTTGTTTAAGACGGAGTAGATACCACCAACGGCTTGTTCTGGACATTGAATTTCGACTAAGAAAACTGGTTCTTGAATCTTTGGTTCAGCTAATAAGAAACCGGCGTAGGTAGCTCTTCTCATAGTTGGGATGATTTGACCACCACCTCTGTGAATAGCATCAGCGTGTAAGGTAACATCTAAGATGTTAACTCTGACGGATCTCATTGGTTCACCGAAGATTGGACCTTCCTTAGTAGCCCATTGGAAAGCAGCAACAACGGAATCCTTGATTTCGTTTAAGTATTGGACAGCCTTGGTTTGGTCAACGACTAAGTTTGGACCAGTACCATCTGGACCGAAACACCAGATCTTCCTGGCATCAGTAACGTCCCAGTTGAATTCGTCAGCCATAACTCTAGCTCTGGCCTTGAAATCATCTCTTGGGTTGATCTTACCTTCTTCAATAGCTAAAGAAACTTCTTCGTCCATTGGTTCAGCCTTTAAGTAGATTCTGTTATGCTTGTTTGGAGACTTGGATAAAGCGGTTTGAGAAGATTCAGCTTCAACGGTTTCTCTGTAAGCAACGACAGGTGGAGAAATTCTTAATGGAACACCAGCGTGGTCGTTTTCTAAATCTTGTAAACAAATTTCTAAATGTAATTCACCAGTACCAGCAACAATATGTTCACCAGATTCGGACATGGTACATAAGACACATGGATCGGATTTAGATAATCTCTTCAAACCTTCGACTAATTTTGGTAAATCGTTGGCGTTTTTAACTTCAACAGCGACTTGAACAACTGGAGAGACAGAGAACTTCATGACCTTCATGTTGTGAGCGGTTTCAGAGGTGGTTAAAGTACCTGTCTTTAATAAGAATTGATCAATACCAACTAAACCGATAATGTTACCAGCTGGACAGTCATCGATTGGCTCGACGAATCTACCCATCATTAAGACAACTCTTTGGATAGCCTTTAAGAATAAATCATCCTTCTTACCTGGAACGTAGTTTGGACCTTGGATTCTGACCTTTTGACCAGACTTGACGGTACCAGCGAAAACTCTACCGAAAGCGTAGAATCTACCCTTATCAGAGGTTGGAACCATCTTGGAGACGTATAACATTAAGTCAGCATTTGGATCACAGTTCTTGATAGCTAAACAGTTAGCATCATCGGATGGACCTTCGTATAATTGTTCAGCTCTGTATTGTTGAGCAGTAACTGGAGATGGTAAGTGCATGATAATCATTTCTAATAAAGCATCAGCAGCTGGTAAGAATTTTCTCATAACAACCTTTAATAAGGCCTTACCTTCTAAGTCTCTTTCGTCACCCTTTAAGGAgatttctaatttttctaataagTTGTCAACTTCATCCTTCTTGAAGTTCATGACAGCAGCGAATAATCTGAAGATTGGGTCTAAGACGAACATGTTGAAAGCTCTTTCTAATGGCTTACCATCAGCGTCAGTGTCCTTGTTAGTCCACTTCTTAGTCTTTGGGTTGAAGTAAGAGTCACCCCATAATCTTTCCATCATCTTGGTCTTGTCAACACCGAACTTCTTGGAGTATCTGTTGGCAAATTGACGGATAGTGAAAGCCCAACCGTGTAAACCGGAACCGAAAGCAACGGTACCCTTGGATGGGTAGACTTGAACGTCAcctaaaatttcatcagcGTAAGTGGAGATGATAACGTTGACGGATTCGACAGTTCTAGCGAAGGTTTGGTATAAATCTTCCTTGGAGACTTGTAATTCTAAAAGAGCTCTGTCAACCTTGTTAATACAAACAACTGGCTTAATTCTTTCACCAAGAGCTTGTCTTAAAACGGTTTCAGTTTGGACACAGACACCTTCAATGGTGTCGACGACAACTAAAGCACCATCAGTAACACGTAAAGCGGCAGTAACTTCGGAGGAGAAATCAACGTGACCTGGGGAATCGATCAAGTTAATTAAGAAAGAGTTACCGTCAGACTTTTGCTTGATATCCTTGACATCTTCTTCGGACATTTCAGAGTATAAAGAAATGGCAGTAGACTTGATAGTAATACCTCTTTCTTGTTCATCCTTTCTGGTATCAGTGAAACGAGCTTCACCAGCCTTAGCAGCGGAAATAATACCGGCTCTTTGGACTAAAGAGTCAGTTAAAGTGGATTTACCGTGATCGACGTGAGCAATAACGGACATGTTACGAACATTAGTAACTTTGTCCATTAAAGAACGCATTTGGTCAACAGTGAAAGCAACCATTTTGTGATGTGTTTTAGTTCTGTGACTGTGTTGATTAACTAAAAAATCGAAGCATTTAAAAGGGAaagaatgaagaaagataaTGTTAATAAGtaaaagtatatatattccaTTAGAATTGAACCAGCaacaagagaagaaagaaaaaaattttctccCACTCTCACACTGCAGCCCATCCTCATCCGCCTAGGCAAAACCTTCTCTCACTAGAGGCAtcactttttttctccCTGGGCCTACAAAGAGAGAATTTCATTGGAAACTAGTATGAAAACTGGAACGTCTTCCCTACGATCTCATTGAAAATCCGTAGAACTTTAACTGAAAAATGTTAATTTTCTCAACTTTAAAGCTGAAGTGATGAGACGATTTTGTGCGTCGAGCTCTGAGGGACACCGACCGGAAAAACCAgcaaaaaaggaaaattgGAATGTAATTGTGCGTGGGCGAACTTTCAGGAACATTTACCGTTCTCAGAGTTTCGCTTTTACTgccattttcatcaaaaaattttctcgCAGAACTTTCAGCCCAGACAGCACAATGCTCTGCGTCAGTGTAGCAAGCAGCCCCACCAAGGCTAAAAGGAACCAGGAAATCTTCCTGGCAGCAGTCCCTACAGCGAAAATACAATATGAAGATTCACGGGAGAGAGCGTTCCAGGTCAGTAAGAGGGCCCCAGGCAAGCTATCGTCTTGTAAGAGAAGCTGTCGGAGTTTCCCAGAAACGTCTCGACAGCACGTGAAC from Kazachstania africana CBS 2517 chromosome 5, complete genome includes:
- the EFT2 gene encoding elongation factor 2 (similar to Saccharomyces cerevisiae EFT2 (YDR385W) and EFT1 (YOR133W); ancestral locus Anc_5.467) produces the protein MVAFTVDQMRSLMDKVTNVRNMSVIAHVDHGKSTLTDSLVQRAGIISAAKAGEARFTDTRKDEQERGITIKSTAISLYSEMSEEDVKDIKQKSDGNSFLINLIDSPGHVDFSSEVTAALRVTDGALVVVDTIEGVCVQTETVLRQALGERIKPVVCINKVDRALLELQVSKEDLYQTFARTVESVNVIISTYADEILGDVQVYPSKGTVAFGSGLHGWAFTIRQFANRYSKKFGVDKTKMMERLWGDSYFNPKTKKWTNKDTDADGKPLERAFNMFVLDPIFRLFAAVMNFKKDEVDNLLEKLEISLKGDERDLEGKALLKVVMRKFLPAADALLEMIIMHLPSPVTAQQYRAEQLYEGPSDDANCLAIKNCDPNADLMLYVSKMVPTSDKGRFYAFGRVFAGTVKSGQKVRIQGPNYVPGKKDDLFLKAIQRVVLMMGRFVEPIDDCPAGNIIGLVGIDQFLLKTGTLTTSETAHNMKVMKFSVSPVVQVAVEVKNANDLPKLVEGLKRLSKSDPCVLCTMSESGEHIVAGTGELHLEICLQDLENDHAGVPLRISPPVVAYRETVEAESSQTALSKSPNKHNRIYLKAEPMDEEVSLAIEEGKINPRDDFKARARVMADEFNWDVTDARKIWCFGPDGTGPNLVVDQTKAVQYLNEIKDSVVAAFQWATKEGPIFGEPMRSVRVNILDVTLHADAIHRGGGQIIPTMRRATYAGFLLAEPKIQEPVFLVEIQCPEQAVGGIYSVLNKKRGQVVSEEQRPGTPLFTVKAYLPVNESFGFTGELRQATGGQAFPQMVFDHWATLGTDPLDPTTKAGEIVVAARKRHGMKEEVPGWQEYYDKL
- the MUS81 gene encoding Mus81p (similar to Saccharomyces cerevisiae MUS81 (YDR386W); ancestral locus Anc_5.468) produces the protein MTLPENLKNYYLEWLQELLDGLSAKQEQLSLTYAKARTNLRDTDGVFYYPKDLKKVKGIGDTIVRRLEEKLHKYCQDNNIEPPPISAPRTESLSARGTKRGSTELRVNLTGSESPPKKKQRKYIPKKRSGGYAILLSLLEQNAIHRGIAKERVIEGGQKYCDHSLSGNFATKEYYGAWSSITSLKKHDLVLEEGRPKLYSLTEAGLELANTLKVADAIIFPDDKIKNSNTRLFVNDADSSLDMTVNLSELLRQDKNIQRQTAADLNSSFIDITFQNQTNTPSFRTDDYAINSRYILDLRDKSTNSVTNSVRRKFNGVNYEIWRGGTYEIYPIIDHREVKAQNNRDFFSKTLATKGIKSDIRQLPLGDIVWVAKNIRTGSECLLNTIIERKRLDDLAYSIRDNRFMEQKNRLEKSGCTNKYYLIEESIGSSLTNMAEALKTALWLILIYYRFSVIRTSNADQTVEQLQAIHSVISHYYARKDLLIIYPNNLVKQDDYTTVLEDFKKEFSSRTNIECCHTFACYQEMMGKNELRTVGDITIQILLYIKGISLEKAIAIQSIFPTLNHILTAYRDCKSEQDAKMLMFRKLGEAPGNKKITKNLSEKIAEVFYST